A genomic window from Purpureocillium takamizusanense chromosome 2, complete sequence includes:
- a CDS encoding uncharacterized protein (EggNog:ENOG503PSFR~SECRETED:SignalP(1-21~SECRETED:cutsite=ASA-DI~SECRETED:prob=0.9234)), producing MKATLVTAVAAALSLSGLASADICNNNCGRQVAGVNNPELPVRARRATCSSFLDTTTTVTPPASTVITYNRDVTATPAVTGTVPTWANMCSDVAEYWSACQCFDMSPTTVTVIATAPMTTTTPAATTCTCL from the exons ATGAAGGCAACtctcgtcaccgccgtcgccgcggccttgaGCCTCTCGggcctggcctcggccgacaTCTGCAACAACAACTGCGGCCGTCAGGTTGCGGGGGTCAATAACCCCGAGCTGCCCGTCAGGGCTCGTCGGGCCACGTGCTCGTCGTTCCTGGAcacgaccaccaccgtcaccccTCC CGCCTCCACGGTGATCACGTACAATCGCGACGTgacggccacgcccgccgtGACGGGCACCGTTCCCACATGGGCCAACATGTGCAGCGACGTGGCCGAGTACTGGTCCGCGTGTCAGTGCTTTGACATGTCGCCGACAACCGTAACCGTCATCGCCACGGCGCCcatgaccacgacgacgcctgccGCGACCACTTGCACCTGCCTGTAG
- a CDS encoding 5'-nucleotidase (COG:S~EggNog:ENOG503P1CK~SECRETED:SignalP(1-19~SECRETED:cutsite=AAA-VI~SECRETED:prob=0.6400)), with protein sequence MKFLFLAVVALCHLELAAAVIGAWPRPEETKRGREERSKKRDEEKKQRQEAKNKGKEKPPPKDPEKTYILQSNADGWAELSIRLLNDELRARGHDPFLGAPAEDVSRVSRWDKDNNKVRPRTKPCHYNSCPADTGLEHGYNSTSPHLAWINGGARDSLDRAFYVLSKDYWAWPEGKRRGMWPDVVVFGPNVGSILGPTATDRFVTPVCRGAHECVFWGDTPAIVFSMNTTLRLPWNREPVPESTRLWAELSAMITHRLMETSKKKKARSGKKWDTIPRGPWLNVNYPKYDKASCSKPSDVKFIMTRVDKPPKEADKDIDWCGTTMRPLEKVIHGLPGCFATISFVTLKHSDKKTRHGAEEDLLERLKDIMSCPPEKPAPTRPRTSGAPQAATTNSSARASNWGTQHVEDDLRGGCR encoded by the exons ATGAAGTTCCTCTTcctggccgtcgtggcgCTTTGCCATCTCGAgttggctgccgccgtcatcgggGCCTGGCCGCGACCAGAAGAGAcgaagagagggagagaggagaggTCCAAGAAaagggacgaggagaagaaacAGCGACAGGAAGCCAAGAACAAGGGCAAAGAAAAGCCGCCACCCAAGGACCCGGAAAAGACTTACATCCTGCAATCCAACGCTGACGGCTGGGCCGAGTTGAGCATCCGACTCCTCAATGACGAGCTGCGGGCCCGGGGGCACGATCCGTTCCTGGGCGCCCCTGCTGAGGACGTGTCTAGGGTTTCCAGAT GGGACAAGGACAATAACAAAGTGCGGCCCAGGACCAAACCGTGCCACTACAACAGCTGCCCGGCTGACACGGGCCTTGAACATGGCTACAACTCGACCAGCCCGCACCTCGCGTGGATAAATGGGGGGGCCAGGGATTCACTGGACCGGGCGTTTTACGTTCTCTCAAAGGACTATTGGGCGTGGCCTGAGGGCAAACGGAGGGGCATGTGGCCGGACGTGGTCGTCTTCGGGCCCAACGTGGGGAGCATTCTGGGCCCCACGGCCACCGACCGATTCGTCACGCCCGTTTGCCGCGGAGCGCACGAATGTGTCTTTTGGGGCGATACACCGGCCATTGTCTTCTCGATGAACACCACCTTGCGTTTGCCATGGAACAGGGAGCCTGTGCCGGAGAGCACGCGTCTGTGGGCCGAGCTGTCTGCCATGATCACGCACAGGCTGATGGAGAcgagcaagaagaagaaggccaggAGCGGGAAGAAATGGGACACGATCCCGCGGGGTCCATGGCTCAACGTCAACTACCCCAAGTACGACAAGGCCTCCTGTAGCAAGCCATCTGACGTCAAGTTCATCATGACGCGCGTCGACAAACCGCCAAAGGAAGCTGATAAGGACATCGACTGGTGCGGTACGACGATGCGGCCTCTGGAGAAAGTCATTCACGGGCTCCCCGGCTGCTTTGCTACCATAAGCTTTGTCACACTCAAGCATTCCGACAAAAAGACGAGGCATGGTGCAGAAGAAGACTTGTTGGAAAGGCTCAAGGACATAatgagctgcccgcccgagAAGCCGGCCCCCACGCGTCCGCGCACTAGCGGTGCGCCCCAGGCGGCTACTACTAACAGCAGTGCGCGGGCGTCGAATTGGGGAACTC AACACGTCGAGGACGATTTgcgaggcggctgccgctga
- a CDS encoding uncharacterized protein (COG:S~SECRETED:SignalP(1-17~SECRETED:cutsite=VSA-AP~SECRETED:prob=0.5656)~EggNog:ENOG503P5NF) has product MQLTLAAVLSVVALVSAAPADPPPLLATRGATTCGSTSYSAGAVDAASSAACDYVQSGDTAGSSTYPHRYNNYEGFNFHGISGPYYEFPILKSGKVYGGGSPGPDRVVVTQDCDQAGQITHTGASGNNFVGCSGTN; this is encoded by the exons ATGCAGCtgaccctcgccgccgtcctctccgtcgtcgccctcgtcagcgccgccccggccgacCCGCCACCGCTGCTGGCAAcccgcggcgcgacgacctgcggcagcacctcgtactcggccggcgccgtcgacgccgcctcgtccgccgcgtgCGACTACGTGCAGAGCGGCGACACGGCCGGCAGCTCGACGTACCCGCACCGGTACAACAACTACGAGGGCTTCAACTTCCATGGGATAAGCGGGCCGTATTACGAGTTTCCCATTCTCAAGTCCGGCAAGGTCTACGGCGGCG GCTCCCCCGGCCcggaccgcgtcgtcgttACACAGGACTGCGATCAGGCTGGTCAGATTACCCACACTGGCGCCAGCGGTAACAACTTTGTCGGCTGCTCCGGCACGAACTGA
- a CDS encoding uncharacterized protein (EggNog:ENOG503P22J~TransMembrane:2 (i272-291o297-314i)) → MHRREAKPSRRVSGLFLQRSVCLCTCVNVMSQTPARLAADSGGLIPAPYGRACAGCARAKCKCFFYQEGGQTCERCQRLGKQCEPAVAVRKRKRKAGSQLPSPPSRLEEKLDDIVSLLRSQSAHKQGRHTPPSMSADDGGSPPTASESAAAAVISSPTREPEVTINTASSVVHLSRPREPDVAYSPVAEDVAVHRLSPRIAEASLDDFRRSFLPMFPFVHIPRTTTAAELGRVRPFLWLVVMALSSKDVSRQFAMEETIWHVISQRVVAEHFADLDLLLGIICFASWSHYFKQDKPFMTMLSQLAVALAMELNIHKDAMPQTKRATARENSTARARTMEERRTMLAVFHLTSSTWTAYRKTEPLRWTRYLETCLRMLRDDAEAPLDVSLTTQIECQLITNKLTCASHDDGTEGNMTTVLANVLLHQLQGIRQGLSQVMQSERAVQLYLSHAELTVRDALIAKPHARGGDMEGPADSLSQFRMLEDLELLLGSAERWLDTLMHMPAADWTGINVDVFAQFTHALVVVFRLNNTVDAPPGWDPQECRRRADVLKILDRACETIDGVPAAVGMVAGAAASGPRAGLFFKTTYLLRAIKSLFVAEMGPHASEQGAAAPTCSSSNSSAGDERREDEAGGRVVGESVVGWEDILMNLENESWLSDILGASWGAQFEGAMDMPFGAA, encoded by the exons ATGCACCGCCGAGAGGCAAAACCAAGTCGCAGAGTGAGTGGCCTCTTTCTGCAGAGAAGTGTGTGTCTGTGTACGTGTGTGAATGTCATGTCGCAAACTCCAGCGAGGCTTGCCGCAGACTCGGGAGGCTTGATCCCAGCCCCGTATGGGCGGGCATGCGCAGGCTGTGCGCGCGCCAAGTGCAAGTGCTTCTTCTACCAGGAGGGAGGCCAGACGTGCGAGAG ATGTCAGCGCCTGGGAAAGCAGTGCGAGCCGGCAGTCGCCGTGCGGAAAaggaagcgcaaggccggGTCCCAgctgccatcgccgccgtcccggctcgaggagaagctcgatgACATTGTCTCTCTGTTGCGCTCGCAGTCTGCGCACAAGCAAGGCCGGCATACTCCTCCGTCCATGtcagccgacgacggcggctcacccccgacggcgagcgaatctgctgccgccgcagtcaTCTCGTCACCGACTAGGGAGCCGGAAGTCACCATAAACACTGCGTCCAGTGTGGTCCATCTGTCACGTCCGCGTGAGCCTGATGTGGCCTACTCGCcagtcgccgaggacgtcgcggTGCACCGACTGTCGCCAAGAATAGCGGAAGCAAGCCTCGACGACTTTCGCCGCTCCTTTCTGCCCATGTTTCCATTCGTCCATATTCCTCGTACAACGACTGCGGCGGAGCTCGGTCGTGTCAGGCCGTTTTTGTGGCTCGTCGTTATGGCTCTCAGCAGCAAAGACGTCTCGCGGCAGTTCGCCATGGAGGAAACCATTTGGCATGTGATATCTCAGAGGGTTGTAGCCGAGCACTTCGCCGACTTGGATCTGCTGCTTGGCATCATCTGCTTTGCCTCTTG GTCTCACTACTTCAAGCAGGACAAGCCGTTCATGACGATGCTCTCGCAGCTCGCGGTGGCGCTCGCCATGGAGCTCAACATTCACAAAGATGCCATGCCGCAGACGAAACGCGCAACGGCCCGCGAGAATTCAACAGCACGGGCTCGCACCATGGAGGAGCGACGAACAATGTTGGCGGTATTCCATCTTACATCTTC CACCTGGACGGCATACAGGAAGACGGAGCCGCTTCGGTGGACACGATATCTGGAGACTTGTCTGAGGATGCTccgtgacgatgccgaggcgcCCTTGGACGTGAGCCTGACGACCCAAATTGAGTGTCAACTCATTACGAACAAGTTGACTTGCGCAAGCCATGACGATGGCACGGAGGGCAACATGACGACGGTATTGGCCAACGTCTTGCTGCATCAACTGCAAGGAATTCGGCAGGGCTTGTCTCAGGTGATGCAGTCGGAGA GGGCAGTGCAGTTGTACCTGAGCCACGCCGAGCTCACGGTCCGAGATGCACTCATCGCCAAGCCACATGCACGAGGGGGGGATATGGAGGGACCTGCAGACAGCCTTTCGCAGTTTCGCATGCTCGAGGACCtagagctgctgctcgggaGCGCCGAGAGATGGCTGGACACCTTGATGCACATGCCGGCCGCCGACTGGACAGGCATCAACGTCGACGTCTTTGCCCAGTTCACGcacgcgctcgtcgtcgtgtttCGACTCAACAACAccgtcgacgcgccgccaggaTGGGACCCGCAAGagtgccgccggcgcgccgacgTGCTGAAGATTCTGGACCGAGCGTGCGAGACCATCGACGGCGTTCCTGCGGCGGTTGGCATGGtcgcaggcgcggcggcgagcgggccgcgggcgggcctCTTCTTCAAGACCACGTACCTGCTCAGGGCCATCAAGTCGCTGTTCGTGGCAGAGATGGGCCCGCACGCGTCAgagcagggcgccgccgccccaacaTGTAGCAGTAGTAACAGTAGTGCTGGCGAcgagaggagggaggacgaggctggTGGCCGCGTTGTTGGGGAGAGCGTTGTGGGTTGGGAGGACATTCTGATGAATCTGGAAAACGAGTCCTGGCTCTCCGACATTTTGGGTGCGTCGTGGGGGGCGCAGTTTGAGGGCGCGATGGATATGCCGTTTGGGGCGGCTTGA
- a CDS encoding uncharacterized protein (COG:S~EggNog:ENOG503P2AB~MEROPS:MER0026262), with amino-acid sequence MESFRSADFSARVEGLMEKLHVPGLAVAVVQNETTASKGWGAARLHPREACTADTLFDIASSSKSLTAASVALLIADDEKHPDVQYDAVMSKLLPDDFVMPGEGYTETVTVEDVLSHRTGMAAHDSSYMNSESSCPDDARSVTRNLRNLPVGSPVRSQYEYCNMMYTAATYLVEKEAGVNFDDFLETRFFRPLGMDSSNLGVRRAQAKGLGDRLATGHVWRNEAKKYDEFGCWHCPEAQGAGSIMTSANDYIKWVKAMMNRERPITMDIYDGLIRARVISNPDYENMRPLTSPTLYATGWEVHSYRGHMIVSHDGSVPGFGSTHFFLPGFKFGAVIFGNARGAGAIASILMYELVDELLKVPRAERLDWAELESCLQERVNDTTGLEAEVREELCPGLERPEPQELPLSAYTGEYWNAGYHGMTLQERDGKLFVDATDRSMGFTLTFEHWAGQNKYIAHLSDMFEGGADPLKAEFKLEDGRAIRMGLHLEPELDELIWFDRKNPK; translated from the exons ATGGAGTCGTTCCGTTCTGCAGACTTCTCGGCTCGGGTCGAAGGGCTCATGGAGAAACTCCATGTCCCTGGACTGGCGGTGGCCGTCGTGCAGAATGAGACGACCGCCTCCAAGGGCTGGGGTGCTGCGCGGCTGCATCCGCGCGAGGCGTGCACCGCCGACACGCTGTTTGACATTGCCTCTTCCTCGAAATCgctcacggcggcgtcggtcgCGCTGTTGATcgcagacgacgagaagCACCCGGATGTACAATACGATGCCGTCATGTCCAAGTTGTTGCCCGACGACTTCGTGATGCCCGGTGAGGGCTACACCGAGACGGTgaccgtcgaggacgtcttGAGCCACCGCACGGGAATGGCCGC CCACGACTCGTCGTACATGAACTCGGAGTCGTCGTgccccgacgacgcgagGTCCGTGACGCGGAACCTGCGCAACCTGCCCGTCGGCAGCCCAGTCCGCTCGCAGTACGAATACTGCAACATGATGTACACGGCTGCCACGTACCTGGTCGAAAAGGAAGCGGGCGTCAACTTTGACGACTTCTTGGAGACGCGCTTCTTTCGCCCGCTCGGCATGGACTCGTCCAACCTCGGCGTCAGGCGGGCGCAGGCAAAGGGGCTCGGCGACCGGCTCGCCACCGGCCACGTCTGGAGAAACGAGGCCAAAAAGTACGACGAGTTTGGCTGCTGGCACTGTCCGGAGGCGCAGGGCGCCGGGTCCATCATGACGAGCGCCAACGACTACATCAAATGGGTCAAGGCCATGATGAACCGCGAGCGGCCCATCACAATGGACATTTACGACGGGCTGATCAGGGCCCGGGTCATCTCGAACCCGGATTACGAAAACATGCGCCCCTTGACGTCTCCCACGCTGTACGCGACCGGCTGGGAGGTGCACTCGTATCGCGGGCACATGATTGTGTCGCACGACGGATCGGTGCCCGGCTTCGGGTCCACGCACTTTTTCCTGCCCGGGTTCAAGTTTGGCGCCGTCATATTCGGCAACGCGCGCGGGGCCGGGGCCATTGCGTCCATCCTCATGtacgagctggtcgacgagctgctcaaggtgCCCCGAGCGGAGCGACTCGACTGGGCCGAACTCGAGTCATGCCTCCAGGAGAGAGTCAACGACACCACGGGCCTGGAGGCAGAGGTTCGAGAGGAGCTCTGTCCCGGCCTGGAGCGGCCGGAGCCGCAGGAGTTGCCCCTGAGCGCGTACACGGGAGAGTACTGGAACGCGGGCTACCACGGCATGACGCTACAGGAGAGGGACGGCAAGCTGTTTGTAGATGCCACAGACCGGTCGATGGGCTTTACGTTGACGTTTGAGCATTGGGCCGGCCAGAACAAGTACATTGCCCACCTGAGTGACATGTTTGAGGGAGGCGCCGACCCGCTCAAGGCGGAGTTCAAGCTGGAGGACGGCCGGGCAATCAGGATGGGGCTGCATCTGGAGCCAGAGCTTGACGAGCTCATCTGGTTTGACCGGAAAAATCCAAAGTAA
- a CDS encoding uncharacterized protein (EggNog:ENOG503PDAU~TransMembrane:1 (o390-409i)): MDFRTLSASDFDPKTRGLRNRRFVANRSRSGCRPCKLKKVKCDEETPLCRRCRRNGRRCAYEPQTTRSVTASSSSLVCSATTWSPRPSTPHAPVTATCTMERPLPGTTAATGHHGAPAVRVLQHAQRHWHEIFPMPYQGEIMELFRSDNPLVRTTILAVAACHLRTVAPAAREHQVAENLQLYLALRSYRGALDTPRERLGLTGVNTLLVTATLLNMAAFALPSAEVAAAAAAEHEDDDDDDDDDDDDDVNSPDHPASSWVFSTREDRLGWLALQAGLRPLLMAMAPYQPQIADYLGSVFLGVERSSVRIRRLRQLLSDVPSHWVDAFGLQGVSDISDCESVEAYRVPATVLANLRNVEPVLHNAFLYLMFMGKTHGGFRTLLMRRDDRALWLVGFWLGLMCRFEGLWWSRQRATRDYRAVCTWLDQRKLTKGKGDAGHVWKRLMKDLHEVSERPSGVCDSEIGAL, from the exons ATGGACTTTCGTACCCTTTCGGCTAGCGACTTCGACCCAAAGACGCGCGGCCTGAGAAACCGCCGGTTTGTTGCCAACAGGTCCAGGTCGGGGTGCCGGCCCTGCAAGCTCAAAAAGGTCAag tgcgacgaggagacgccGCTGTGTCGTAGATGCCGACGCAACGGCAGACGATGCGCCTACGAGCCGCAGACGACAAGGTCCGTGAccgcgtcatcgtcgtcactTGTATGCAGTGCAACGACATGGAGCCCCCGCCCGTCAACACCACATGCGCCCGTCACTGCTACATGTACCATGGAGCGTCCCTTGCCCGGCACCACGGCTGCCAcaggccatcatggcgcgccggccgtgcGCGTCCTGCAGCACGCCCAGAGGCACTGGCATGAGATATTCCCGATGCCTTACCAGGGCGAAATCATGGAGCTCTTCAGGTCCGACAACCCCCTGGTCCGCACCACcatcctggccgtcgccgcctgccaccTGCGGACggtcgcgccggcggctcgcgaGCACCAAGTCGCCGAGAACCTGCAGCTCTACCTCGCCTTGCGGTCCTAccgcggcgcgctcgacacGCCCCGCGAGCGGCTGGGCCTCACGGGCGTCAACACGCTCCTCGTCACGGCCACGCTCCTCAACATGGCCGCGTTTGCGTTGCCGAgcgccgaggtggcggcagcggcggcggccgaacatgaagacgacgacgacgacgacgacgacgacgacgacgacgacgtcaacagCCCGGACCACCCTGCGTCGTCCTGGGTCTTCAGCACGCGCGAGGAccggctgggctggcttgcCCTGCAGGCCGGCCTCCGACCGCTCctcatggccatggcgccgtaTCAGCCGCAGATTGCAGACTACCTCGGGTCTGTGtttctcggcgtcgagcggtCCAGCGTGCGCATCCGCAGGCTCAGGCAGCTGCTGAGCGACGTACCGAGCCACTGGGTTGACGCGTTCGGCCTGCAGGGGGTGTCTGACATCTCTGACTGCGAGTCCGTCGAGGCATACCGCGTGCCGGCTACCGTCCTGGCCAACCTCCGCAACGTCGAGCCGGTTCTCCACAACGCCTTCCTCTACCTCATGTTCATGGGAAAGACGCACGGGGGGTTCCGCACGCTGCTCATGCGCAGGGACGACCGCGCGCTCTGGCTGGTCGGGTTCTGGCTCGGGCTCATGTGTCGCTTCGAGGGCCTCTGGTGGTCCCGGCAGCGGGCGACAAGAGACTACAGGGCAGTTTGTACGTGGCTGGACCAAAGGAAGCTCACCAAGGGCAAAGGCGATGCGGGACATGTCTGGAAACGTCTAATGAAGGATTTGCATGAGGTTTCCGAGCGTCCGTCTGGTGTTTGCGATAGCGAGATTGGAGCATTATGA
- a CDS encoding uncharacterized protein (COG:S~SECRETED:SignalP(1-22~SECRETED:cutsite=VTA-TP~SECRETED:prob=0.9535)~EggNog:ENOG503P7ZU), which produces MSYKTVLFAAAAWLATTPQVTATPPDVTFLCNRMPEVCTNMCWAVRCGSPTFSQTLNWDSPNDDTAKKRRLSAGCQKGNKCNKGRKGPGHRGGKFTSCDEYPFASTSDSKFPNGHQVSRCVPPVENSRQGKALQTVYGRWRKKGLKSHSLQIAFGNPGSRGVKYCGNQKCKNDGFQVQDKSIKKRDEEPLFKFYKTGSGMVLGSLTKIDTPSNFTREVDDQEQVAPHFEAWKEDVEGEDVHVISDTVLEEMPFEEAMKHFEGDA; this is translated from the coding sequence atgtctTACAAGACCGTGctctttgccgccgccgcatggctggccacgacgccccAGGTCACGGCAACGCCCCCCGACGTCACCTTCCTCTGCAACAGGATGCCCGAGGTGTGCACCAACATGTGCTGGGCCGTCCGCTGCGGCAGCCCGACCTTCTCGCAGACGCTCAACTGGGACAGCcccaacgacgacacggccaagaagcgccgcCTCTCGGCCGGCTGCCAAAAGGGCAACAAGTGCAACAAGGGCCGCAAGGGGCCCGGgcaccgcggcggcaagtTCACGTCGTGCGACGAGTACCCCTTCGCCTCGACCAGCGACAGCAAGTTCCCCAACGGCCACCAGGTCTCGCGCTgcgtgccgcccgtcgagaacTCGCGCCAGGGCAAGGCCCTGCAGACCGTCTACGGCCGCTGGCGCAAGAAGGGCCTCAAGAGCCACAGCCTGCAGATCGCCTTTGGCAACCCGGGCTCCCGCGGCGTCAAGTACTGCGGCAACCAAAAGTGCAAAAACGACGGCTTCCAGGTCCAGGACAAGTCCATCAAgaagcgcgacgaggagcccCTCTTCAAGTTTTACAAGACGGGCTCCGGCATGGTCCTCGGGTCCCTGACCAAGATCGACACGCCCTCCAACTTTACccgcgaggtcgacgaccAGGAGCAGGTCGCTCCTCACTTTGAGGCCTGGAaggaggacgtcgagggcgaggatgtgCACGTCATTTCGGACACGGTGCTCGAGGAGATGCCCTTTGAGGAGGCCATGAAGCACTTTGAGGGTGACGCCTAG
- a CDS encoding uncharacterized protein (EggNog:ENOG503PUY0) — MSDDEGQGLAYKVYITAPELDEATVISALCDDDEEDADNFKVETLAGHPTQAVIRHHRAGNHDDDVNAKLLLVFDSDDLEERGALLVSLDEYHGFDDGVRLPPSDANNSISSLSIANEDWYTLRQDVPDEKTDATPVEWFALYDALPKDDRRGNFDAALRAMNKGVQDVGADEPDEEGDPDELPRFYKAARAEAGDDIERIADGHAAYAEEHGVDAARFAAIDADYEADGALFVQVEPEWDSFRCRGDVAGEILRWIYVNLMTWDEAREFAGRQ, encoded by the coding sequence ATGTCAGACGACGAGGGACAGGGCCTCGCCTACAAGGTGTACATCACGGCgccggagctggacgaggcgaccGTCATCAGCGCGctctgcgacgacgacgaagaggacgcgGACAACTTCAAGGTCGAGACGCTCGCGGGACACCCGACGCAGGCCGTCATCCGGCATCACCGCGCGGGCaatcacgacgacgacgtcaacgccaAGCTGCTCCTGGTGTTCGACTCGGACGACCtggaggagcgcggcgccctgctcgtgTCCCTGGACGAGTACCacggcttcgacgacggcgtgcggctgccgccctcggACGCCAACAACTCCATCAGCTCGCTGAGCATCGCCAACGAGGACTGGTACACGCTGCGGCAGGACGTGCccgacgagaagacggacGCGACGCCCGTCGAGTGGTTCGCGCTGTACGACGCGCTCCCCAAGGACGATCGACGGGGGAActtcgacgccgcgctgcggGCCATGAACAAGGGCGTCCAGGACGTGGGCGcggacgagcccgacgaggagggcgacccggacgagctgccgcgcttctacaaggcggcgcgcgcggagGCCGGAGACGAcatcgagcgcatcgccgacgggCACGCGGCGTACGCGGAggagcacggcgtcgacgcggcgcgcttcgccgccatcgacgccgactACGAAGCCGACGGTGCGCTGTTCGTCCAGGTGGAGCCCGAGTGGGACTCGTTTCGCTGCAggggcgacgtcgccggggaGATTCTGCGATGGATCTACGTGAATCTGATGACCTGGGACGAGGCCAGGGAGTTTGCAGGGCGGCAGTAG